In the genome of Silvanigrella paludirubra, the window TGAAATATTTAAATAAATATACTTTTTATCGAAGCACTGCTTAATATTATATTTTTTTTGAAAGAATAAAGGAATTATTAAAATTAAAACACCTAAACCTAAATAACCAAATCCTTCAAACTTATCTGAAGGAGTAAATAAAGGATTTATAAATTGAGATACATTTCTAGATAAAGGATTAAAAAAAACATTTAAATTTGATGAATAAACACCAAATCCAGAATCATAAATCCCTTTTAAATGAAAATACCCTATTAAATACCAAGAAAAATAAGTAAAAAAGCAAACTCCAATTATATTCATAAATACATATTTTAAATTAATCTCTTTTAAAGAAATCATACTCAATAAAAACATAATATAAAATACTATAACCATTAATACAATATAAGGATGAACCCAAACTGAAAACAATAATACTAAAGTTAAATAAAATAGTTTCATATTTGAAGATATTCTAGATAGAAAAATACAAAAAATAGCTAATATAATCCAATGACAATTTAAAGTAATATGAGCAAAACGATTTAAAAGAATAGGAGATAAAAATAAGAAAAAGGAACAAATTATTTTTAAAATAATATGCATATTCCATTTTTTTAATAAAAGGGCCGAGAAAAACCCCTGTAATATATAACAAATAAATAGCCAAAGGCCTAAATATTGATATTCAGGATTCCAAATAGGCTTTAATATCTTAAAAAGAAAAGCGAGTATTGGTATTGAGTCACTATAACCAACAGATGTACCTATTGGATAGTTAAGTAAATTATTAACCCCAAAAGGAAATTGCCAAGGAACACTTTGAAAAACATAACCACCTAAATAATTTTGAAGCCAATCTGAACTATTTAACCACAAAGTTTCTTTAGGATTTATAATTAAAAAAGAAAAACGAATATAAAATATTAAAACACCTAAAAGACTCGAAATAGCCGCTGAAATTAAAAAAACACGCCTATCATTTAATTGTCCCAATTTTTCAAATATTTTTTTAAAAATAAAATACAATTTATCCATAAATAAAAGCATATAGAACATTATAAATAAAAGTATTGGAAAAAAATAAATTCTCATATTTTTCATTTCACATGATGGAGAATAGCGAGAATTAGTGCAATTATTTTCTAACCAATTTAATTGATTTTTTAATACCAATAAAGAAATTATTAAAGAAACTAGTAAAAAAATAAATTTACTATATTTCAGCTTTCTTATATTTTCTAATAATCTAAAAAAAATTATTTGCTTCATAAGCTCTTTCTATTTATTTAATGAACTCTTATAAGACCGTTAATGACCAACTTAGAAATTAAATTTTAAAACCATTTCATTTTTTAAATGATCAAGGTATTAATATAAGTCTTAGGCAGATGCTATTCAAATACTCTGCTCGTAAAAATTTTGTGATACCAATTTATTAAAAAGGGTCTAAAAATGATTAAATTTATACCAATCTTAACTTTAGCAGCACTATTAACGACAAGCTGTTTTGAAAACTCAACTCCAACAAATCAGCAGGTATTATCTGCTGCATCTTGTCCCGTGGCAGCTGTTTCCGTCTTTAAAGTTTCTTTTAACGAATCTCAAGGAAAATATCTAATTTTTCACGGTTCTTCTTCTGACCCTAAATCTTTGCCAAACCCTTTAACGGTTGAAAACTTGCAAATGGCTCAAATACAAGCTCCCCAAGGCAGCACAGGAGAAATTGCTAAATTAAACTTCAATAAAAGTGATGGTAAATGCAATCCTGTATTAGAAATGACCCAAGGATATAAAATTGAATTAGCTGCCGCTTCTGGAAATTCAGCAAATTCAAATGGAGGCGCCACCAATAATGGATCTTCACAAGGAAGTTCTTGGGCTCCATTTTTAATGGGAGCACTTGTTGGAAATGCTGTATCTAATGCAATGCAACCAAGATACGCACCTCCCGCATATTATTTACCACCACCCGCAGCCTCAGCAGGCCAAGGTGGCTTGGTAACTGGTGGGGTTTCAGGAAAAACTCCTGATGAAATGAATAAAAAATATGAATCACAATATAAACAACCTCCTAAGAAAGGCTTCTTTTCAAAATCAGGAAATTCAACTACAACTGCAGATTCAGAAACAAAACCTAAAAAGAAAGGGTTTTTTTCTGGAGGCAGTGAAAATGGTTCCTCCACTAAAAAAAGTGGTAGTTTTTTTAAGAAAAAGAAAAAATAAAGGTAATCATTTTAGTTTAGGTTATTATAAATAAAGGAGTATTTATGTCTAATTTTTATGCTGGTGTTGTAAGAAAAAAATTCACTTTAATGTGCGTTTCTCCAGAAGGTTCCCAAATTGAAATCGTATCTTGTTATGACGATAATGCAGCAAAAGTAAGTAAACAAGCTTCTGAAAAAATCCTTTCTCTAATGGAAGAAAGCTTTGAATTGGAAGAAGGATTTAAAATGAAAATAGTAGAAACAATGGAATCTGCTGAAGACATTCCTCTTGTTGAAGTAAAAGATAAAAAAGAAGCTTCTTTTTAATTTAATAAATAAAGTTTTTAATATTTCCCCTCTCTTAACACTATATTAATATGCAACAAAATTAATATGGTGTTTTTTTATTAACTATTTCTTATTCATATATTCATAAAAAAATCATTCTAAATTTTATTTAATTTATTTTTAAAAATGTTACATAAAGATTAATTAATTCACAAATTAATTAATTAAATCAGCAATAAAAAACATTTAATTTAAAAGTAATTATTAGTTAACTTAAATTATTATAAACATTTAAAACCATCAAATTACTTTATTGTAATCTTTGATTCTTTTTAATTATGCTTTAAACCTTTAGGAATTGGGATAATTATGTACGATCTAAGCAATATTCGCATTTATAAAGACGAAACAAGTTCATTTATAAAATTCAGTTTATATGATAATACAAGACCGTATAAAAAATCATCAAGCTTAATTATTACAGCTAATGGAAGATATTTACCAACTTCAGGCAAGTTATTAAGAACAGAAATTAGTGATGTGGGATTTTACTGTTTTCATAACCGATCATTAAAAGATGAATGTTTCTCTTTATTAAGAAAAATAACACAAACAAAAACTAAAGTTTATGAAACAATTGGTAAAGGCGTTACTTTTTATGACTATAATCTTTCAGACTATTCATATGGTAATTTTTACTATTCTAGTGAATCATTAAATAAACAAGACTATATCGTCGCTTTATTACTTGAATCCTATTTATATGAAAAAGAAAATGTTTACGGATCACAATATAGCTACGGAAGCCTTTTACTGAATGAAGTGCCAGATATCATAATTTTAAAAAATTCAACTTCATTATTCAATTTATTAAATGATAAATTAAATTCAAACTATAAAAGCATTTTTTGTAATATAACCAGAGAAGAACTTGGAAAAATAAGAGCTTCAATGGCTGATAATGAGAGATATGATTTTCCATTAAGCTCTCAGAAAAAGTTACAAATTGAAAAATCAGTTATAGAAAAATTAAAAATGATTGGTATTGTAAAAAGCTATACAACCAGTGGTAGCTCATACTCTGTTTCTGGAAGTGCTTTATCTCATCCGAGCAGCACACACACCTCAGCGGGAAGTATTTATGGTTCCCTTGGTAGCGCTTATACAACAACAGGAAGTACTTATACTTCAGGATTGAGTTCTCACTCATATAAACCAAGTTCTTATATTTCTATTCCAATTTCATACACTTCTACACCAAGCTCATACACTTCTACACCAAGCTCATATACTTCTACACCAAGCTCATATACTTCTACACCAAGCTCATATACTTCTACACCAAGCTCATATACTTCTACACCAAGCTCATACACTTCTACACCAAGCTCATACACTTCCACTCCAAGCTCATATACTTCTACACCAAGCTCTTATACATCAGGTGGAGGAGTCTCAACTCATTATGGTGGCATTCCATACTATTATTCGGGATTAAGCTCGTCATCTACAAGTTCTAGCAAAAAGAATTCTAAATATACTCGTTTTTGGGATATTCACATTTCGGGTTCATCAGGAAAATACGATTTTGTAAATGATATTGGAAGCCAAAAATCACATCAAGAAACAAAATATAATAATCTTAAAAACTCTAAAAATTATATTATTGCATCATCAGGTAAGCATATCAGACCAGCACCAATTACATCTAGTTTACCTAATGAAGGATACATAACTTCTTGCATAACTACGACTGATATTCTTTCCCATATTTATTCAAGAGAAAATCGAGATTTAGTTGACTGGGTTTCTGATAATAGTTGCAGAGGAAAAATAAGAATCAATTGCCATGGTGATGGAAATGGAAAATTGGGAATGGAGCATGAATATTTTTTTGCAAGTGATATAGCACAGTGGCTTATTAATTGTGGTTTACACAATGCTGTATTTACAAAAAGAGGAGAAGAAAGAACAAATGGCCTTATAACTGTTAACTTAGCTGCTTGTATGGTTGCTAGATATGACGTCGTAACAGCAAAATTTAGCGCACTTGAAAGTAAAACTTCATATGCTTTAGACTCTGCTATCGATAGATTTGTAAAAGAAATGCGTACAAATGGGCACTATGGATTAGCAGTTACAGGAAGTAGCGAAATTGTATGTCAATCAGGTGGAAAAATATATAGAAGTCTTCCTAAATTACCTATATGCTTTACTGAAAATCCCTATATGGATCTTAATAATGGTTATGACTATTGGAGATATTATGCTGACAAACATATTTCTTGTTTTGAAAAATATGGATCTAATTTAGGATTTACGGTTCCAAGCGGTTGGCAATTAACCAATAGTACAGATACAAGTGGTGGAAAAATAAATATACCTAACATTTATTCAATTGAAAACAGCAGATATTACAATCCAGACTCTTCTCCAAGTGGGGAATGGATTTTAAAATTAAAAGATGCTCGATACTCAAGAGATTTCGCTTCAATTGTTATGATACCATCAGGATGGATTGTAGATAAATATTTAAAAACAATTGATCCTCCCGTTGGATGGATTGTAACAGCGAATGCATATGGTACAGGAGGAACGGTTTGTAGCCGATCTCATTCAGGCATAAATGATACTGAAAAATTAACAAAAACACCTTATAAAATTAGAGCTATAGTATAATTATTAGAAATAAAATTTCAAAAACCCATACTTTTTAAGGCGCGTCTTACTTCGTTACCTTTATTTTTTTCCATAAAAGTAACACCATCTTGTCCAGAAAAAGCTTTTTGAGAATCGACTGAAGATTCAATTAACTTTTCGTTAATTTCAATTAATTTATCAATAAGTATATTACCACTTTCAATTAAACTTTGATTTTGGTTTGTATCATTTAAAACTTTCAGAATAGTATCTTCCACATTTTTAATATGCCCTTTCTGCATATCAGTGCCTTCAGAAATAATTTGTATTTGTTCCTTTAATCCATCAACACCTTCTGATATTCTTTGAAAGGCATCGAGAGCTTTTTTACTTACAATTTCTCCTTCTTTTATTCTTTCATTCATTGTTCTTATTATTTGATTAACTTTAATTGAGCTTTCATTTAACAAATCTTTAATTTGTTTTGCTGATTTTCCGCTTGTACGGGCAAGTGTTTCTACTTCTTCAGAAACAACAGAAAATCCTTTTCCGTGATCGCCCGCCCTTGCAGCTTCTATTGAAGCATTCATCGCTAGCAATTCAGTTTTTGCTACGATATCTGTGATTACAATAGATTTTAATGTAATTTGATTAATAATTTGTAACATTTTATCCATATCACCAGTAGCACTTTTAATAACTTCAATAGATTGCCCTAATTTTTCCATTATAGAAGCCGCTTCTTTTAAACGATTTTCAGCGCTAATTGTGATTGTTTTGCAATCATTAATTTCTTGAATTGTTTTTGAAATCATTTGAAATATTTGATTAATTGTATTTGTTGTTTGTGACGTAAATTCAAATTGTTTACCAAATGAATTTGCAATATTTTTTTTAGGATAAATAAACTCATTAATAGTACTTTGACTTTTTTCAATATAATTTTGAAATAAAATACCAACCATAAAAGATTTTTTTTGAATTTTGCGAATATAATAATACATAATATATTCCATAAAAACCAATGGTACAGAAATAATAATGAAATAATTTATAATATTTTTTAAGCCTGAACCAAATAAAAATATAATCATTAAAGTAAATGAAAAAATGATAAGGTTAGAAAAAAATAGTGAAATTAATATTTTAAACTTTAAGCCAGAAAAAGAATTTTTTTTAGAATATTGCTCTTTATCCATTTTTTCTTACTCCAGACCAATACTCATTTAATACATAAGCAACTTCTTTAATATTTTCAAAGTTTTTTAAATTTATATCATATATTTTTAATAAATTTACTGTATCCGTTATATTTTTTTTCAAAATATTACGCATTTCAAAATTGGCCGAATTAATTTGATCTATACTTAATTTTTGTTCCCAAGTTGCAACACGTATATTTTCTGAATGACTAGAAATACCAAACATTTCTGCTTTGATAGCACTAAAAACGGCCAATGCATTATTACTTGAAACTTTTCCAACTTCTACTCTAGACTGATTCGCTTCAATTATAATTTGAATTTGCTTTTGACTTTCAATAACAATATTTTCAATTTCATTTGCTTCATTTCCACTATGTTTAGCTAGGTTTCCAACTTCTTCAGCAACAACAGAAAAACCTTTTCCCGTTTGTCCTGCTTTAGCAGCTTCAATAGAAGCATTTAAAGATAATAATTCTGTTGTAGAAACAATAGTATGTATTGTAGATGTATCATTGCTAATTTGTTTTATAAGACTTGATATTTCTACTAATCCATCTTTTGTTTTTTCAATTGTTAATATTGAATCAACCATTTTTTGCATTATTTCATTGCCTTCATTTACATCTCTAGTTACTTTGTCTGAAAGCTCTTTACAAACTTCTGAATTTTTGGTTGTTTCAATTAACATAGATATAATATCTTGCATTAGCTTAGAACTTTCAGTTAGTTCATCTAACTCGCTTCCAGTAGTTGAAATGAATCCGCTTAGATTGTCCTTTATATTTTTTAAGGAATTATCTCCCATAGAGCAATTTTCTGAAATATAAAAAAAATCTTCATTTATGCTTTTCACAAACTTTGATATAAGAATTCTCGTTAAAATAATAGATAAAAATGTAATTAATAATAAAGAAAAAAACGAAAAGATTAAATACTTATCTTTAATACCATCAATATAAATAAGATAAAAACTTAAAGCACAACATGCAAGTAGCATTAATACCATTAATGCCCATACTCTATTTTTTGCAGAAATATTTTTCAAAAATGAAAACATTCCTTAAACTTTCAATTTATTAGCAAATAATTTTGCCAAATTTCATAAAACGTATCGTCACTCTTTTCCAAAAAAAAATTCAATTGTAGGAAAAAATGTAGTAGTTTGATAAGAATTGTCACTCTTATAAAGGAAACAAAATGACAAACAGATTAAAAGAACCTTCAGCAAATGGCCTCAAAACGATTCAAAAAGAATTTGATTTATATCAAAATAATGCCTTTGAAAAACGAAGCGCAAGCTTTTTTTCATTAGAACTTTGTGGAGAGAGCGGTGAATTGGCAAATTTAGAAAAAAAAATATGGAGAGATCCAACGAAAGAAATAGAAATGGATAAACTTTCCGACGAAGCCGCAGATGTTTTTATAGCTCTTATGAATTATTGCAATTCAAGAAATATAAATCTAGAAGAGTCCGTCCATTCAAAACTAAAACGGATAGAAGACAAACGCCTTAAAGGGCTTATGGGAAAAATAAAAGAATAAATTATATATTAGCTATTATAGATAATTTATTTGGAATAACAGAAAAAGAAGCAGGCAAATATCCTGGCATTTCACCATCAGACTCCGCCGGTATATTTGCATTTTCTTGAGATTTTATTTTAATTGTAGTTGCTTCTCTTTCAATTATATCGTTTTCTAGACCTTTGTAATTTCCTGAATATAGTCGGTTAAGTAAAAATATCGATTTTATTTTATTCATTTTACGAATTTGAACAACTTTAAATTTACCGTTATTTATGGCAGCCTCTCTTGAAATTCTCATTCCTCCACCACAATATTGTCCATTGCAAATAAAAAGAACCCGTAGATCAAAAGGAACGTAAGATTCATTATCAAAAGAAATTTGAACAGGAAAAGATTGATTTTTTAATAAAGTTTTAATTGCAGCAAATAAAAAAGCTGCTCTTTTTCCATATTTTTTACCTGAGTCATTTAATCTTTTTACAGTCTCACCGTTTGCGCCACACCCTGCAATATTAATAAAGTAACGAGAATGAAAACTTTTATTTTGAAATTCAATAAATCCAACATCCGATAAAATTAAGTTTCTTTGTTTTATAATATTTAAAGCTTTATTAATATTGTTAGGAATACCAATAGATTTAATAAAATCACTACCTGTTCCAAGAGGAATAAATGCCAAAGAGGGAATTAAATTATTTTCTGTAACGTTATTTAATTTTAAAGGGCTTCCATGTATTTTAGGAAAATTAGAATTACTTGAGTTTAAAAGCTGATTTCCTAACAATCCATTCACAATTTCATTTATTGTGCCATCACCACCAACCGCAACAACAATCTCATAGCCTCTTTTTTTTGCAAAATAAGCTAATAAAGATGCCTCATATTGACAAGTAGTAAAAACCCAATTTGCATCAGGAAAAAACTTTAAAACTTGGGGAAGAATTTTTTTTTCCCAAATTTTAAAGGATTCGCCTGATCTTGATTTTGGATTCACAATAAATAAAATATTTGGATCCATTCGTTAATCAATTTCCTGTACAGTAAATAAGTTTGAATTTCTTTCCGAAACACTAGAAGCTGTTAAAGAAACAAAGACAAATTTTTCACCTTTTTTAAAGTTGAAACTTTTTACCAATATTTCTTTTATTTCAGAAAGTATTCTTTCTACTTGGCTTCTAGATTCAAGAACAACTGCGGTTACAGATCTTAACAAATTCATTTGTCTCATAATCTTTTTATTACATGTTATGGCAATAATTTCGGTTGGTGTTCTCATAGAAGATAATTTCATTGCCGTATAACCACCTTCCGTAAAACAAACAATTGCTTTTACATTCGCTTGTTGTGCAATACGAATGGCTCCGTAAGTAACAGCATCATCGTCTGATGGGATTTCATTCATTTCAAATGGATGCCATTTTTTTTCAAACCAAGCTTCACTGTTCACGAGAGTTTCTAAAGTAACTTGAGCAACTAAAGAAGCATTTGGACCTTCTGTTACTTCATGAGATAGAACCAAGGCATCTGCACCATCTGCTGCCGCATTTGCCATATCTGAAACTTCTGCTCGTGTTGGATTGGCATTTACATACATAGAGTGCATAAGCTCGGAAGCTACAATCACTGTTTTTGATAATTTATTGCAACGGGCAATAAGCTCTTTTTGAATAATAGGTAAGTTATGTGGATGCTCATCAATTCCAAGCTCAGAACGACTTAAAAACACGCCATCAATATGTTTCATTAATGTTGGCAATAAATCTAGGGAGCGCTTGGAATCTACCTTTAATAAAAAGCGAGGAGGAAGTATTGCTTCCACTTCATGAATACTTTTTGAAATTGGGATACTTGGGTGTCTTTCAGAAAAAGGTGCGTTTTCTCCTAAAATTCCAGCTTTGATTGCTAACAATTCATTTTCAGATTTAATTCCATCTACAATGACATAATCTGCTAATGAAGAAAATCCTGTTTGCAATGTTCTTTCATCTTCAGGCAATAACGGAAATAAATCACGAGACATGCTTGGCGAGTGAACATCTACACCAGAAAGTAACATGCCCCCATTTTCTACTAAACAGCGCAGTGTCATACCAGATTTAAAGTTTTTAGGTACATCAAGTACTTTTAGTTCAACAGCTCCATAAGACACACTTATTTTTGAGCCTTCTTTAATATTTGTAAGCTGATCTTCACTAGAAACAATAATTTCAACATTTTTTGTCGTTGATGTGACAGGTCTTAAAGAAGCGCAAAAATTAAAATCGACAATAAAAGTGATATCTATTTCAGATCCATCTGCAACTTCAATTGGCGCACCATGTAAAGATAAAATAGAACGGCGCCCAATAAAACTTAATAAAAAAGGAACTTGCCCTTCACTATGCTGAACATCTTCACTAGCTAATTGTTTGCTTATTTCAAGTCTGAGTTTAATTATATTTGGCAAAGCGCTTGAAGAATAGGACATTCTTACAGCATCTAAGCGATTTTGGGTAATAACAGCTGCTATATTTTCAACACCTAATTTATCACAACCATTATTTGTAACTGTCCAAATGAGCTTCGCTTTTGACTTTTTATCCATATCTTTGTTCTTTCCCTAAAGTATTTTGTTTGAGGACACCCGTATTGATATACCTCAAAGCATCCTTATAAATATCTCAGCGAAAATAGAACCAGCAAGAATAAAGATCAATTCACTACTTTAAATTTTTACGTTTGCAATTTTCAGAGTTCGCACAATCAGCGAAAAGTTCCATTTTATGCGATTTTAAAACAAACCCAAGATTTTTAGCTACTAATTCTTGGCGTTTTTCTAACTCCTCATCATAAAATTCAACAATATCATGACATTGATTACAAATAAGATGATCATGGTGTTCATCACCTTGATCTGCAAATTCAAAACTAGCTCTATCCCCACCAAAATGACGCTCTACAAGAATTTGAGAATCCGTCATCATTTTAAGAGTACGATAAACAGTTGCTAAACCAATAGAACTATCTATTTTTTTAACTTCATTCGAAATCGTCTCAGCATCAACATGACGTCCAGAGGAAAGGACGGCATCTAGAATAATTTTCCTCTGCCTTGTTTGCCTTAACCCTAGTTGGCTTAAATATTCATCAAAGACTTTATGTAAATGCGCCCTCTTTGGGAGGCTATCACCAGATCTACGGGATGTCGTCATAAAAACTCACAAAAAAACAAATTGACTATTACATTGCAAAAAATGAAAATAAAGAAATTAGCTTCAGCTTAAAATATAGGGAATGCAATATGCGTTTATTTGCAACATTGTTACTCGCAATAGCTTTAAGTCTTGTAAGCGGAGTATCGTTATCTCCAACAACAGCTTACGGAGAGAATTCAAAGAATGCAAGGACATTCCCTCCTCTCTTAAATTGCCAAGAATCAAAATCACGAATAGATTCCATGCTTGATTTGCATTTTTATTATAATGAAATGAATGATGAATTATCCCAAAGAACAATCAAAAAAATTTTTGAAAACTTAGACCAAAATAAAGTGTTTTTTATAAAGCAGGATATTGAATATTTTCAAAATAATGAAAAAAATATTTCAAAAAAAATAAAAATAAATAATTGTGATTTTTTATTTGAAATTCATAAAGTATTTATAAAACGTGTTCATGAAAGAATGCAAAAAGTAAAATCAATTTTAACAAAAGAACTTGATTTCAATAAAACTGATTATATTAATATTGCAAAACAAGATTGGCCAATCAGTTCTGAAGATGCAAACGAGAAAATTAAAAAAAGAATTAAATTACAGTTTTTATCTACAAAACAACCTGAAGAAAATGATAACAAAGTTAGAGAAAGATTATTAAAAAACTTTGTTCGGTTAGAAAGAAAATTTTATGAGTTAGATAATGACAAACTGTATTCAATTTTTTTAAATAGCTTTGCTCTTGCAATGGATCCTCATTCTGCTCATATGTTACCTTCTGATCATGATTCTTTTGTTATACATATTAGCAATAAATTAGAAGGAATTGGGGCACAACTTCAAGAAAAAGATGGTTACATTGTTGTCCGCGCGATCATTCCTGGTGGAGTTGCCCAAAAAGATGGTCGTTTAAAAGAAAAAGATAAAATCATTGCTGTAGATTCAGGAAATGGCCAAGGATTACACGATCTCATCGATACTGATGTCGATCAAGCTGTTAATTTAATTCGAGGAAAAAAGGGAAGTCCTTTAAAACTCATTGTCTTAAGAAAAAATGGAAGTACGAATGAAAAATTATCTATTGTTCTAACTCGTGACGAAATTGATTTAAAAGAAGATGAAGTAAAAACAGAAATTTATCAATCAAATAATGGAAAAGTTGGAATTATAAAAATCCCAACTTTTTATACAGATTTAAAATGCAAAACAAAAATATTTTCTCAATGCAAAGGTGTATCTTATGATGTTGAAAGAGGAATAAGAAAGTTAACAGAAGAAGGCATTAATGGATTGCTCATTGATTTAAGAAATAATGGTGGTGGAGATTTTCCTGAAAGCGTTAAGTTAACAGGACTATTTATTCCCAATGGAACAGCTGTTCAAACAGTAGATAAAACAGGAACAATTAAAAGATTAAATATAGATGAATCTAATTGGATATATAAAGGACCCTTGGTTATTTTAATTAACAGATATAGTGCTTCTGCTTCGGAAATATTTGTAGGTGCTATGCAAGATTATGGAAGAGGGATTATTGTTGGAGATAAAAGTACTTATGGAAAAGCGACGGTTCAAATTGTTCAAGAGATTCCCGGAACACTTGGACGCAGAACAGATGGAGCAATTAAAGTAACACAGAGTAAATTTTATCGCCCCGCAGGTACTAGCAATCAAAAACAAGGTGTTCATGCCAACATTGTAATTCCTAGTATTTTAGAATCCTATGATATAGGTGAAGATCAATTAGATTTTGCCTTACCATCCGATGTCATCCCTCCTGCAAAAGGTTTTAAACCACTTCAAGATCTTTCTTTTTTAATAAATAGAATAAAGTTTTTAAGCCAAGATAGAATAAATAGAAGCAAAAAATTTCAAGATTATTTAGTAAAAATCAATAAAATAAAACTTGAAAAAAATAAATTATTTCCTATTACAAAAGATTATTTTAAAATTATTGAAGAACAAGAAAATCCAAGAGACTTAAATGAAGAAAGTTTATACAATATAAAATCTTTGATAAATGAAAATGATTTACAATTCATGGAAGCTTTAAATATAACAATGGATTCAATTAAACTAAGCGGAAATCAGAATTTTTGGGTGGGAATGAGTTCGAAGTAGATT includes:
- a CDS encoding DUF6311 domain-containing protein — its product is MKQIIFFRLLENIRKLKYSKFIFLLVSLIISLLVLKNQLNWLENNCTNSRYSPSCEMKNMRIYFFPILLFIMFYMLLFMDKLYFIFKKIFEKLGQLNDRRVFLISAAISSLLGVLIFYIRFSFLIINPKETLWLNSSDWLQNYLGGYVFQSVPWQFPFGVNNLLNYPIGTSVGYSDSIPILAFLFKILKPIWNPEYQYLGLWLFICYILQGFFSALLLKKWNMHIILKIICSFFLFLSPILLNRFAHITLNCHWIILAIFCIFLSRISSNMKLFYLTLVLLFSVWVHPYIVLMVIVFYIMFLLSMISLKEINLKYVFMNIIGVCFFTYFSWYLIGYFHLKGIYDSGFGVYSSNLNVFFNPLSRNVSQFINPLFTPSDKFEGFGYLGLGVLILIIPLFFQKKYNIKQCFDKKYIYLNISVFLLFLFSLLPIIKFFDFTILEIKFPEIILNIFGTFRSNGRYVWPMCYLIVLYVLLKWVLSNRSLSKKIIILFILFLIQLWDIYPLYKRIPFQSGNISYDEDYIKKWVSFVGDKKNLVFYPTSADILYKDFWYLTAKYGYTTNVGYFSRNDDSFMKKNEQNIFKIISDGNFDKNSVYYVLKSQKNLFKNIENNKNFTCQEIGSYYACKLVDN
- a CDS encoding methyl-accepting chemotaxis protein, whose amino-acid sequence is MDKEQYSKKNSFSGLKFKILISLFFSNLIIFSFTLMIIFLFGSGLKNIINYFIIISVPLVFMEYIMYYYIRKIQKKSFMVGILFQNYIEKSQSTINEFIYPKKNIANSFGKQFEFTSQTTNTINQIFQMISKTIQEINDCKTITISAENRLKEAASIMEKLGQSIEVIKSATGDMDKMLQIINQITLKSIVITDIVAKTELLAMNASIEAARAGDHGKGFSVVSEEVETLARTSGKSAKQIKDLLNESSIKVNQIIRTMNERIKEGEIVSKKALDAFQRISEGVDGLKEQIQIISEGTDMQKGHIKNVEDTILKVLNDTNQNQSLIESGNILIDKLIEINEKLIESSVDSQKAFSGQDGVTFMEKNKGNEVRRALKSMGF
- a CDS encoding methyl-accepting chemotaxis protein; this encodes MKNISAKNRVWALMVLMLLACCALSFYLIYIDGIKDKYLIFSFFSLLLITFLSIILTRILISKFVKSINEDFFYISENCSMGDNSLKNIKDNLSGFISTTGSELDELTESSKLMQDIISMLIETTKNSEVCKELSDKVTRDVNEGNEIMQKMVDSILTIEKTKDGLVEISSLIKQISNDTSTIHTIVSTTELLSLNASIEAAKAGQTGKGFSVVAEEVGNLAKHSGNEANEIENIVIESQKQIQIIIEANQSRVEVGKVSSNNALAVFSAIKAEMFGISSHSENIRVATWEQKLSIDQINSANFEMRNILKKNITDTVNLLKIYDINLKNFENIKEVAYVLNEYWSGVRKNG
- a CDS encoding MazG nucleotide pyrophosphohydrolase domain-containing protein, which translates into the protein MTNRLKEPSANGLKTIQKEFDLYQNNAFEKRSASFFSLELCGESGELANLEKKIWRDPTKEIEMDKLSDEAADVFIALMNYCNSRNINLEESVHSKLKRIEDKRLKGLMGKIKE
- a CDS encoding diacylglycerol/lipid kinase family protein encodes the protein MDPNILFIVNPKSRSGESFKIWEKKILPQVLKFFPDANWVFTTCQYEASLLAYFAKKRGYEIVVAVGGDGTINEIVNGLLGNQLLNSSNSNFPKIHGSPLKLNNVTENNLIPSLAFIPLGTGSDFIKSIGIPNNINKALNIIKQRNLILSDVGFIEFQNKSFHSRYFINIAGCGANGETVKRLNDSGKKYGKRAAFLFAAIKTLLKNQSFPVQISFDNESYVPFDLRVLFICNGQYCGGGMRISREAAINNGKFKVVQIRKMNKIKSIFLLNRLYSGNYKGLENDIIEREATTIKIKSQENANIPAESDGEMPGYLPASFSVIPNKLSIIANI
- a CDS encoding pyruvate kinase, whose amino-acid sequence is MDKKSKAKLIWTVTNNGCDKLGVENIAAVITQNRLDAVRMSYSSSALPNIIKLRLEISKQLASEDVQHSEGQVPFLLSFIGRRSILSLHGAPIEVADGSEIDITFIVDFNFCASLRPVTSTTKNVEIIVSSEDQLTNIKEGSKISVSYGAVELKVLDVPKNFKSGMTLRCLVENGGMLLSGVDVHSPSMSRDLFPLLPEDERTLQTGFSSLADYVIVDGIKSENELLAIKAGILGENAPFSERHPSIPISKSIHEVEAILPPRFLLKVDSKRSLDLLPTLMKHIDGVFLSRSELGIDEHPHNLPIIQKELIARCNKLSKTVIVASELMHSMYVNANPTRAEVSDMANAAADGADALVLSHEVTEGPNASLVAQVTLETLVNSEAWFEKKWHPFEMNEIPSDDDAVTYGAIRIAQQANVKAIVCFTEGGYTAMKLSSMRTPTEIIAITCNKKIMRQMNLLRSVTAVVLESRSQVERILSEIKEILVKSFNFKKGEKFVFVSLTASSVSERNSNLFTVQEID
- a CDS encoding Fur family transcriptional regulator — encoded protein: MTTSRRSGDSLPKRAHLHKVFDEYLSQLGLRQTRQRKIILDAVLSSGRHVDAETISNEVKKIDSSIGLATVYRTLKMMTDSQILVERHFGGDRASFEFADQGDEHHDHLICNQCHDIVEFYDEELEKRQELVAKNLGFVLKSHKMELFADCANSENCKRKNLK